Proteins co-encoded in one Balneolaceae bacterium genomic window:
- a CDS encoding asparagine synthetase B, with amino-acid sequence MICKRFLKFLLITFVSLSVADLSNAQRVLIPMDGSQTNHLKAYGVIFNHIDAGESGMWLLNFRGGSFLTTQSNDIVRKSRLKNVHVETISESEAASIISDVEQPNVNMAAINLEKSPKIAVYTPPDALPWDDAVTLALDYAEIPYDKVYDTEVLSGALEEYDWLHLHHEDFTGQHGKFWAIYRSQPWYIASVREQEKLARELGFGKVSQLKLEVVHQIRDFVMQGGFMFAMCSATDTFDMALASENLDPLPTPMDGDPIDPNVNEKLNFENTFAFENFEMITDPYVYEHSDIDIEVDLNRISESLDYFTLFDFSAKWDPVPTMLTQNHVSSLRGFYGQATAFQKDKVKSSVVILAESPGRNQVKYIHGNIGRGTFTFYAGHDPEDYTHRVGDPPTDLSLHTNSPGYRLILNNILFPAAEKKKKQT; translated from the coding sequence ATGATCTGTAAACGTTTTTTGAAATTTCTTTTAATCACTTTTGTGAGCCTCAGCGTGGCTGATCTAAGCAATGCTCAACGAGTTCTAATCCCAATGGATGGCTCGCAGACCAATCACCTGAAAGCGTATGGTGTAATATTCAATCATATCGATGCAGGTGAATCCGGAATGTGGTTACTGAACTTTCGCGGCGGCAGTTTTTTAACAACGCAATCAAATGATATTGTTCGAAAAAGCCGTCTGAAAAATGTACATGTAGAAACCATTTCAGAGTCTGAAGCAGCTTCCATTATATCGGATGTGGAGCAACCGAATGTTAATATGGCGGCCATTAACCTTGAGAAATCACCAAAAATAGCTGTATACACTCCACCAGATGCCCTGCCGTGGGATGATGCGGTAACTCTGGCTCTTGATTACGCAGAAATTCCCTACGATAAGGTTTATGATACTGAAGTGTTAAGCGGTGCCCTGGAAGAATATGACTGGCTGCATCTTCATCACGAAGATTTTACGGGCCAACATGGAAAATTTTGGGCAATCTATCGTTCCCAACCGTGGTATATTGCAAGTGTACGCGAGCAGGAAAAGTTAGCACGGGAGTTAGGTTTTGGAAAAGTAAGCCAGTTAAAGTTAGAGGTCGTTCATCAAATCCGGGATTTTGTAATGCAAGGCGGTTTTATGTTTGCGATGTGTTCTGCAACAGATACTTTTGATATGGCACTGGCCAGCGAAAATCTTGATCCACTTCCCACCCCGATGGATGGTGATCCTATTGATCCGAATGTGAATGAAAAACTTAATTTCGAAAACACTTTTGCATTCGAAAATTTTGAGATGATTACCGATCCTTACGTTTATGAACATTCTGATATTGATATTGAAGTGGACTTAAACAGAATCAGTGAAAGCCTTGACTACTTTACTCTGTTTGATTTTTCAGCCAAATGGGATCCCGTACCCACCATGCTTACACAAAATCATGTTAGCAGTCTTCGCGGGTTTTATGGACAGGCTACTGCATTCCAGAAAGACAAAGTTAAGAGCAGTGTGGTAATCTTAGCTGAATCGCCCGGACGAAACCAGGTAAAATACATTCATGGGAATATTGGGCGAGGCACGTTTACATTTTACGCCGGTCATGATCCTGAAGATTACACACACCGAGTTGGTGATCCTCCCACCGATCTCAGCCTCCATACAAACAGTCCCGGTTATCGCCTGATTTTAAACAATATTCTATTCCCGGCTGCAGAGAAAAAGAAAAAACAAACGTAG
- a CDS encoding Maf family protein — protein sequence MKVILASASPRRANLLSQIGIHFEIDPSSINETFSEDLPPFQVVQELARQKAEDVAKRHPEKFLIAADTIVCLDDEILGKPTDGTQAAKFLQRLSGRNHDVFSGVYAGLTNASGEFSSVISFFERTKVTFASLTELEIKQYINYEKPFDKAGSYGIQDDLGSLFVKKIDGDYYNVVGFPLHRFYDTLKKEMPDIYNQLFFQTS from the coding sequence ATGAAAGTTATTTTGGCATCTGCCAGTCCCCGGCGGGCAAATCTTCTATCTCAAATAGGTATCCATTTTGAGATCGATCCCTCTTCGATAAATGAAACATTCTCAGAAGATCTACCTCCCTTCCAAGTAGTTCAGGAACTTGCCCGACAGAAAGCTGAGGATGTTGCCAAAAGGCATCCAGAAAAATTTCTTATTGCCGCTGATACCATTGTTTGCCTTGATGATGAAATCCTTGGAAAACCAACCGATGGAACCCAGGCAGCAAAATTTCTGCAGCGGCTGAGCGGGAGAAATCATGATGTATTCAGCGGCGTTTATGCCGGACTTACTAACGCATCGGGCGAATTCAGTTCTGTAATCTCTTTTTTTGAAAGAACAAAAGTAACGTTTGCTTCGTTAACCGAATTAGAAATTAAACAATATATCAACTATGAAAAACCCTTTGACAAGGCCGGTTCATATGGTATTCAGGATGATCTCGGTTCTCTGTTTGTAAAAAAAATTGATGGCGATTACTATAATGTTGTCGGATTTCCACTGCATCGATTCTATGATACACTAAAAAAAGAGATGCCTGATATTTACAATCAACTGTTCTTCCAAACTTCATGA
- a CDS encoding T9SS type A sorting domain-containing protein, producing MKQSLQAFFLTVLLTVSIFFMWGGFTVSKAQISLENDSPLEVRFSQGSSERTESSITVGLSEIESIFSSEFALQKEQWHSYQDAGEQENYYVSGGIYGTAPGRIHLKNSPYQTFFAASFENNSEYGFGNFIMVFDFMYNFYENGNAHDFKLMYKVNNGNWSSLPSGMIEESSLRSAEDTWSSFSLHLNVNDVFLRPSDTIHFMWIIDEEETVDERIPMALQRMEIFPKRIEQNSLSRGDLIITEILPASTVNGSEFEYVEIYNPGESSISLKGVELVTKDGSRVIQQDVFVEPYDFTVISNVDISSLENIGNSYFYSGTIVPSNGGRVELEREGNLIASATYEPTEPGVAVELARVSQAFDGYSSMQDFTAAQTSYFQDLYGSPGIQGSTSPMFKKTVEQRGVYLLSFPGTPVQRLNRNRSLEFFSLDGTQIEVTSIEPHVPVLIRKTDNEPVTLFAEVEAQQNTRPDISTQLTKNSQFLSIPVGLEGRGSTQRGKQRYLQAFPVTQVWNSQNKKFNLKLTEQVQTDYWTPVLVHESIANLLEASDNQVQSPLPDQFIEFGILPEEQLNSNLSDVVMIGFFDSPTQYEENRYDLPKLSLQGASVLNQGGKRPHHLYLTSTLSDESFNSFTHLPQQIDKEYELGLGHEVSDDAGGAILRWNLSDDLPDEWVITLEDTYNGTVVNLKEENEYRFRYTNSVDEESQEIVESLKLSSVNPSERTRFVVNVKPYESFSDVSEDAEVPNSVELRPNYPNPFNPSTNINFYVPEERSVRVGVYNIVGQQVALLLDDVVQQGEYSLLWDASDKPSGIYIVQLETGSRIFTRKITLIK from the coding sequence ATGAAACAATCGTTACAGGCCTTCTTCTTAACAGTTTTATTGACTGTTTCCATATTTTTTATGTGGGGTGGTTTTACTGTATCTAAGGCACAAATTTCACTCGAAAATGACTCTCCTCTTGAGGTTCGATTTTCACAAGGATCATCAGAACGAACTGAATCTTCAATAACTGTCGGACTGTCTGAAATCGAATCCATTTTTTCATCTGAATTTGCACTGCAAAAGGAACAGTGGCACTCTTATCAGGATGCAGGTGAACAAGAAAATTACTATGTATCGGGCGGGATTTACGGAACTGCACCCGGAAGGATTCATCTTAAGAACTCTCCCTATCAAACATTTTTTGCTGCATCTTTTGAAAATAATAGCGAGTACGGTTTTGGTAATTTTATAATGGTTTTTGATTTCATGTACAATTTCTATGAAAATGGAAATGCCCATGATTTTAAGTTGATGTATAAAGTAAATAATGGAAATTGGAGTAGTTTGCCCAGTGGAATGATAGAAGAATCATCACTTAGATCTGCAGAAGATACATGGAGTTCATTTTCTCTGCACCTTAATGTGAATGATGTTTTTCTGCGTCCGTCTGATACGATCCATTTTATGTGGATTATTGACGAGGAAGAAACGGTTGATGAACGTATACCTATGGCACTCCAGAGAATGGAAATATTTCCTAAAAGAATTGAACAAAATTCTTTAAGCAGAGGGGATCTGATTATTACTGAAATTTTACCTGCATCAACTGTTAACGGATCTGAATTTGAATATGTGGAAATTTATAATCCCGGAGAATCTTCTATCTCGTTAAAAGGAGTTGAACTGGTAACTAAAGACGGATCGAGAGTGATTCAGCAAGATGTTTTTGTTGAACCATATGATTTTACAGTGATTTCTAATGTTGACATTTCAAGCCTGGAGAACATTGGCAACAGCTATTTTTACTCGGGCACCATTGTACCATCAAACGGTGGGCGAGTAGAACTGGAGCGTGAGGGAAATTTAATTGCCTCTGCAACTTATGAGCCTACAGAACCAGGTGTTGCTGTAGAACTGGCCCGGGTATCACAAGCTTTTGATGGGTATTCGAGCATGCAAGATTTTACAGCTGCACAAACATCCTATTTTCAGGATTTGTATGGATCGCCGGGTATTCAGGGAAGTACAAGTCCAATGTTTAAAAAAACAGTGGAGCAAAGGGGTGTTTATCTATTGTCGTTCCCTGGCACTCCTGTACAGCGGTTAAACCGTAACAGGTCACTTGAATTTTTCAGTTTGGATGGAACACAAATTGAAGTCACATCAATTGAACCTCATGTACCTGTTTTAATTCGCAAAACAGATAACGAACCTGTTACGCTCTTTGCAGAAGTTGAAGCTCAACAGAATACAAGACCGGATATTTCAACTCAATTAACAAAAAATTCACAGTTTTTATCCATTCCGGTCGGTCTGGAGGGCAGGGGGTCAACTCAGCGTGGAAAGCAAAGATACCTGCAGGCATTTCCTGTTACCCAGGTCTGGAACTCTCAAAACAAAAAATTTAATTTAAAACTCACAGAACAGGTTCAAACAGATTATTGGACACCTGTGTTGGTTCATGAAAGTATTGCTAATCTTCTTGAGGCATCCGACAATCAGGTTCAGAGTCCATTGCCAGATCAGTTTATTGAGTTTGGAATTCTTCCCGAAGAACAACTGAATTCTAATCTTTCTGATGTAGTAATGATTGGATTTTTCGATAGTCCGACTCAATATGAAGAAAATCGCTACGATCTTCCAAAATTATCACTCCAGGGGGCGTCGGTTTTAAACCAGGGTGGGAAACGTCCACACCATCTATATTTAACCTCAACACTTTCTGATGAGAGTTTTAATTCTTTTACCCATTTGCCGCAGCAGATTGATAAAGAGTACGAGCTTGGATTGGGCCATGAGGTATCCGATGATGCCGGAGGTGCAATACTACGCTGGAATCTGAGTGATGATCTCCCTGATGAATGGGTGATTACTCTTGAAGATACGTATAATGGAACGGTTGTAAATCTTAAGGAAGAGAACGAGTATCGGTTCAGGTACACTAATTCAGTGGATGAAGAATCACAGGAAATTGTGGAATCGCTAAAACTTTCCTCTGTAAACCCGTCTGAACGTACTCGGTTTGTTGTTAATGTGAAGCCTTATGAATCGTTCTCTGATGTTTCGGAGGATGCAGAGGTACCAAATAGTGTCGAGCTCAGGCCAAACTATCCGAATCCTTTTAATCCCTCGACCAATATAAATTTTTATGTACCGGAGGAACGGAGTGTCCGGGTTGGTGTTTATAACATTGTTGGTCAGCAAGTGGCATTGTTATTAGACGATGTTGTACAGCAGGGTGAATATTCATTACTTTGGGACGCTTCAGATAAACCCAGTGGAATCTACATTGTTCAGCTCGAAACAGGTAGTCGAATTTTTACACGAAAAATTACATTGATAAAGTAA
- a CDS encoding tetratricopeptide repeat protein translates to MNIALLLLLFHAPFIDNSKEPDLPEKSWYEEHLSSGIEAFYQTDWNRANRIFEQIKKRYPDDPTPYFFESMMPFMKYFFVDQSENLANEFLEKSEKAVELSHQKLEQTSSDTTMVLMLSGLYGYRGLVAAGQGEHRIALQSGLKGFNFTRQLLSIDSNRPDARIGKGMFYYMVGSVPSGMKWATNIFGLNAEIEDGFHELKLAAESDTYISNDAKMMLMYLYEKEGRLNDALHYANRLTKNLPDNVIFLYKKAEILEKLENRMEALYVYKAIIKKNNPNLDLITEKSRKKVAKLEKTALNSRK, encoded by the coding sequence ATGAACATTGCGTTGCTTCTGCTCCTGTTTCATGCTCCATTTATAGACAATTCAAAAGAGCCAGATCTGCCTGAGAAGAGTTGGTATGAAGAACATTTAAGCTCTGGGATTGAGGCCTTTTATCAAACAGATTGGAACCGGGCAAACCGTATCTTTGAACAAATTAAAAAGCGGTATCCCGACGACCCAACTCCATATTTTTTTGAAAGTATGATGCCGTTTATGAAGTATTTTTTTGTTGATCAGTCCGAGAATTTAGCTAACGAATTTTTGGAAAAATCAGAGAAAGCAGTTGAACTGAGCCATCAAAAACTGGAACAAACATCCTCTGATACCACGATGGTATTGATGTTGAGTGGCTTATACGGATACCGTGGTTTAGTTGCGGCAGGGCAGGGTGAACATAGAATTGCACTGCAAAGCGGACTTAAGGGATTCAATTTTACCCGACAGCTTCTTTCCATTGATTCCAACCGGCCGGATGCCCGAATAGGAAAAGGAATGTTCTACTATATGGTTGGAAGTGTGCCAAGCGGAATGAAGTGGGCAACAAATATTTTTGGATTGAATGCTGAGATAGAAGATGGATTTCATGAACTCAAATTGGCTGCAGAAAGTGACACTTACATCAGCAACGACGCAAAAATGATGTTGATGTATCTGTATGAAAAAGAGGGGAGATTAAACGATGCACTTCACTATGCAAACAGGCTCACAAAAAACTTGCCCGATAACGTAATCTTTTTGTACAAAAAAGCAGAAATTTTGGAAAAACTCGAAAATAGGATGGAGGCACTGTACGTTTATAAGGCAATTATCAAAAAAAATAATCCTAATTTGGACCTGATTACCGAAAAAAGCAGAAAAAAAGTAGCTAAACTCGAAAAAACAGCTTTAAATAGTAGAAAATAA
- a CDS encoding DUF92 domain-containing protein codes for MFILEGRMGDHVLILIGLAVSVFVAYVTFLTNWITLEATKAVIILGTIVLGFGGWTLAFAVAFFFGVSSLLTIMNGRKADKTNNSVRISEDRRRDGYQVWANGFWVAVFCTLWFALHSFASLIAAFAVLAAATADTWATEVGTRNPGVTRKITTFEKVQAGTEGGISLKGTIAGILGALIIALFSFQLEILSPVKCFAVIFFGGVAGLLIDSTLGAILLDKKIDITAPEDFSDTTNTFTNSFINWASTGISGLAVYLITQFFIL; via the coding sequence ATGTTTATCCTTGAAGGAAGAATGGGAGATCATGTACTGATTCTAATCGGTTTGGCAGTTTCTGTATTTGTTGCCTATGTAACGTTTTTAACAAACTGGATAACGCTTGAAGCGACAAAAGCTGTAATAATTCTGGGAACAATAGTTCTTGGATTCGGCGGGTGGACACTGGCGTTTGCGGTTGCATTCTTTTTTGGAGTAAGCAGCTTACTGACAATCATGAACGGGCGGAAAGCTGATAAAACTAACAACTCTGTCCGGATTTCGGAAGACAGGCGACGGGACGGATACCAGGTTTGGGCCAATGGATTTTGGGTGGCTGTATTCTGTACTCTTTGGTTCGCCTTACATTCGTTTGCCTCTTTAATTGCCGCTTTTGCAGTTTTGGCTGCTGCCACGGCCGATACATGGGCAACGGAAGTTGGGACTCGAAATCCCGGGGTTACACGAAAAATTACAACGTTTGAAAAAGTACAGGCGGGAACGGAAGGAGGGATCAGCCTGAAAGGAACAATTGCCGGAATTCTGGGTGCACTGATAATTGCACTTTTCAGCTTTCAGCTTGAAATTTTATCACCCGTTAAATGTTTTGCAGTTATATTTTTTGGAGGCGTGGCCGGATTACTGATTGATTCTACTCTTGGGGCAATACTTCTTGATAAAAAAATAGATATTACAGCACCTGAAGATTTTAGTGATACCACGAATACATTTACAAATAGCTTCATCAACTGGGCATCTACCGGCATTAGCGGTCTGGCTGTTTATTTAATTACTCAATTCTTTATTCTATGA
- a CDS encoding dicarboxylate/amino acid:cation symporter, which produces MKWYRKLHWQIIIGLILGLIWGLLSSVAGFNEFTSNYIRPFGDIFITLLKLIAVPLVLASLVVGVTSLNDMTKLSRMGGKTIGIYMITTVFAITIGLASVNIIQPGKTLPEETRTSLMESYGAGVEERGDTAQQLLEQSPLQFIVDIVPENFFAAASDNSNMLQIVFVAVLLGIGIVQIPLQKSQVLINVFEALNDVIIKIVDIIMKLAPYGVFALMAVVIIDLAGDDLGQALILLKALGWYCIAVVIGLLVHVLVVYSSLFKIFSKMKLRDFFRAIQPAVLLGFSTSSSVATLPVTMERVENNLGVEDEVSSFVLPVGATINMDGTSLYQAVAAVFIAQALGLDLSFAQQLTIVLTATLASIGAAGVPGAGIIMLVIVLQTIQVPLEGIALILGVDRILDMLRTAVNVTGDAAVSVAVAYTEGKLGALHFDDDA; this is translated from the coding sequence ATGAAATGGTATAGAAAGCTTCACTGGCAGATTATAATTGGACTCATTTTAGGGCTTATTTGGGGATTGCTTTCCAGTGTAGCTGGCTTCAATGAATTTACAAGTAATTATATACGCCCATTTGGTGATATTTTTATCACCCTGTTAAAACTCATTGCTGTACCGTTGGTATTGGCTTCACTGGTAGTAGGTGTTACAAGCTTGAATGATATGACAAAGCTATCCAGAATGGGAGGGAAGACAATAGGAATTTATATGATTACAACGGTTTTTGCCATTACCATTGGTCTCGCTTCTGTGAATATTATTCAGCCCGGAAAAACCCTGCCTGAAGAAACCAGGACATCTTTAATGGAAAGTTATGGGGCAGGAGTTGAAGAAAGGGGAGACACTGCTCAACAGCTTTTAGAGCAAAGTCCGTTGCAATTCATTGTCGATATTGTACCTGAAAATTTCTTTGCAGCCGCATCTGACAATAGCAATATGTTACAAATTGTATTTGTGGCTGTTCTTCTCGGAATTGGAATTGTTCAAATACCGCTTCAAAAATCACAGGTTCTCATAAATGTTTTCGAGGCATTGAATGATGTGATTATTAAGATTGTAGATATCATCATGAAACTTGCCCCCTATGGAGTCTTTGCTTTGATGGCGGTCGTTATCATTGATCTTGCGGGAGATGATCTCGGGCAGGCATTGATTTTATTAAAAGCACTTGGCTGGTACTGCATTGCCGTAGTGATAGGGCTATTGGTCCATGTTCTCGTTGTTTACTCAAGTTTGTTCAAGATTTTCAGCAAAATGAAGCTCAGAGATTTTTTCCGGGCCATTCAACCCGCTGTACTACTCGGGTTTAGTACCAGTTCGAGTGTGGCTACACTTCCGGTTACAATGGAACGGGTTGAGAATAATTTAGGAGTTGAGGATGAAGTCTCAAGTTTTGTACTGCCGGTGGGTGCCACCATCAACATGGATGGCACAAGTCTTTATCAAGCGGTTGCAGCGGTATTCATTGCGCAGGCACTCGGGTTAGATCTCTCGTTTGCACAGCAATTAACAATTGTTTTAACAGCAACTCTTGCTTCAATCGGAGCTGCCGGAGTTCCCGGTGCCGGAATCATTATGCTGGTAATTGTTTTACAGACTATACAAGTTCCACTGGAAGGGATTGCGTTAATCCTGGGAGTTGACAGAATTCTTGATATGCTTAGAACAGCTGTAAATGTTACAGGTGATGCAGCTGTTTCTGTTGCCGTTGCATATACGGAAGGCAAGTTGGGGGCATTGCATTTTGATGATGATGCATGA
- a CDS encoding tetratricopeptide repeat protein, giving the protein MNTKALYLLFIFFLLIPLSVIGQTDDYQTANRLIQQQQYEEALPIIQSLYEQNPRSFVYFDRYTRCLINLKQFDKAEEIARSQVRESRFRLQASTKLAEILHLKGEREQALETWNQIIERNTGNQQAYYATGNSMTSRQEYDAAIEMYKQAREELNDNSLFLNELANTYLQAGRFEESVEEYFRLIVQSPDQMSIVQQRFLRMRDDNLYEIAAFELEDQLLQLDTNHQSYSPLYQLLIWLLLETDEHQRAFVFARRYENNTEYTIYSLFSLGNQLLSARNYDLATQAYEYYTDSSESSVQFRAMENLAAAYHEWGQYLKQNNIQTSARQDEKFVKSYEINQQLLEAAPNYQNASEIYSNLIDLSVDFYKDVEKAERWYNQMQRRIAAGENPYLYYAEGRIALFNKDFVTTRQALTRADKQSDESELSEKTRYYLSLSDFFAGDFEFAEIQLKTLERRNTSYYANDAIKLRMWIKNGLRADSTGSLLETIGNSLYSIHTGNYNNAIQKLEPILAQANHSFSDDLILELSAELPDQYNRLKLQLISRAIQSQPYSPLKERLLWDQATLVEYYMNNIDLPPPPPTNTETYSFLNSDFNFEFTQQNLVDLYEELLIEFPNGFYAPFVREKLDNLETTST; this is encoded by the coding sequence ATGAATACCAAAGCACTTTATCTGCTATTTATATTTTTCCTGTTGATACCTCTCTCTGTGATAGGACAGACAGACGACTATCAAACAGCTAACCGTCTTATACAACAGCAGCAGTACGAGGAAGCTCTGCCCATTATCCAATCTCTTTATGAACAGAATCCGCGTTCATTTGTCTACTTCGACCGTTACACACGCTGTTTAATTAACTTAAAACAATTTGATAAAGCAGAAGAGATTGCACGAAGCCAGGTACGGGAAAGCCGTTTTAGGTTACAGGCGTCTACGAAGTTGGCGGAAATTTTACATCTGAAAGGTGAGCGGGAACAAGCTTTAGAGACGTGGAATCAAATTATTGAACGGAATACCGGAAATCAGCAAGCATATTACGCCACCGGGAATTCAATGACCAGCCGGCAGGAATATGATGCAGCAATTGAGATGTACAAACAAGCCCGCGAGGAACTCAATGACAACTCTCTTTTTTTGAATGAACTGGCAAATACCTATCTGCAGGCGGGAAGATTTGAAGAATCTGTAGAAGAGTATTTTCGGTTGATTGTGCAATCACCTGACCAGATGAGTATTGTACAGCAGCGCTTTTTGAGAATGAGAGATGATAACCTCTATGAGATCGCTGCATTTGAACTGGAAGATCAGCTCCTGCAACTGGATACAAATCATCAATCCTATTCTCCTCTATACCAACTACTGATATGGCTTCTACTTGAAACCGATGAACATCAGCGAGCTTTTGTATTTGCTCGCCGGTATGAAAATAATACCGAGTATACTATCTACTCTTTGTTTTCACTTGGCAATCAGTTGTTATCAGCTCGAAACTATGACCTTGCTACACAGGCATATGAATATTACACCGACTCTTCAGAATCTTCTGTACAGTTCAGGGCGATGGAAAATTTGGCAGCAGCTTATCACGAATGGGGACAATATCTAAAGCAAAATAACATCCAAACATCTGCCCGGCAGGACGAAAAATTTGTAAAATCGTATGAGATCAATCAACAACTTCTGGAAGCTGCACCTAACTACCAAAACGCTTCAGAAATCTATTCGAATCTGATTGACCTCTCTGTAGATTTTTATAAAGATGTTGAAAAAGCGGAAAGATGGTACAATCAGATGCAGCGGAGAATTGCCGCCGGTGAAAATCCTTACTTGTACTATGCTGAAGGAAGAATTGCCCTGTTCAATAAAGATTTTGTAACCACAAGACAAGCGTTAACACGAGCTGATAAACAATCGGATGAATCTGAACTATCCGAAAAAACACGATATTATCTGAGCCTGTCTGATTTCTTCGCCGGAGATTTTGAATTTGCTGAAATCCAATTGAAAACCCTTGAACGACGAAATACTTCTTACTACGCAAACGATGCGATCAAATTGAGAATGTGGATTAAAAATGGCTTACGGGCTGATTCAACCGGAAGTTTGCTCGAAACTATTGGAAATTCACTTTACTCTATTCACACCGGCAATTATAATAATGCCATTCAAAAACTTGAACCCATACTTGCTCAAGCAAACCATTCATTTTCAGATGACCTGATTCTGGAACTATCAGCCGAGCTTCCAGATCAATATAATCGGTTGAAACTTCAACTGATAAGTCGCGCGATCCAGTCTCAGCCATACAGCCCTTTAAAAGAACGGCTTTTGTGGGACCAAGCAACACTTGTTGAATACTATATGAATAATATTGACCTTCCTCCTCCACCACCGACTAACACAGAAACATATTCGTTCCTTAACTCTGACTTTAACTTTGAGTTTACACAACAAAATCTTGTTGATCTCTATGAAGAGCTTCTTATTGAATTCCCTAATGGATTCTATGCGCCATTTGTAAGGGAAAAACTGGATAATTTAGAAACAACGTCCACCTGA
- the mazG gene encoding nucleoside triphosphate pyrophosphohydrolase: MKPSDKFEDFVELVSILRKECPWDRKQTHHSIKDNLIEEAYEAVETIDEENYDELSKELGDLLLHVVFHSKMASETDSFTIDDVIYRISEKLIRRHPHVFDDVEVDDDKDVASNWESIKLKEGKESVLDGVPKHLPGLIRAQRMQEKAGNVGFDWAEWQLAWKKLDEELDEWRHAVDNQSKKDQREEFGDLLFSLVNVGRLLDLNAEDSLRMANKKFNDRFRYIEKKLSEQGKSITDSNLEEMDKYWEESKTKL, encoded by the coding sequence ATGAAGCCATCCGATAAGTTTGAAGATTTTGTTGAACTGGTATCCATCCTGCGCAAAGAGTGTCCCTGGGATCGAAAACAGACCCATCATTCCATAAAAGACAATCTGATTGAAGAAGCATACGAAGCCGTTGAAACGATTGACGAAGAGAACTATGATGAACTCTCAAAAGAGCTCGGTGATCTTCTTCTCCATGTGGTTTTTCACAGCAAGATGGCCTCAGAAACAGATTCATTTACAATTGATGATGTAATCTACAGAATATCAGAAAAGCTAATCCGGCGACATCCCCATGTATTTGATGATGTTGAAGTAGATGATGATAAAGATGTGGCTTCAAACTGGGAGTCTATCAAACTGAAAGAAGGAAAAGAATCAGTGTTAGATGGTGTACCTAAGCATCTGCCTGGACTGATACGAGCCCAGCGGATGCAGGAGAAAGCCGGAAATGTTGGATTCGACTGGGCGGAGTGGCAACTTGCATGGAAAAAACTGGATGAAGAGCTTGATGAATGGCGCCACGCCGTTGACAATCAATCGAAAAAAGATCAGCGTGAAGAGTTTGGAGATCTTCTTTTTAGCCTCGTAAATGTTGGACGGCTCCTGGATTTGAATGCAGAAGATTCACTACGAATGGCAAATAAAAAGTTTAACGACCGATTTAGATATATCGAAAAAAAACTTAGCGAACAGGGAAAGTCTATCACAGACTCAAACCTCGAAGAGATGGATAAATATTGGGAAGAGTCTAAAACTAAACTATAA